From one Phycodurus eques isolate BA_2022a chromosome 6, UOR_Pequ_1.1, whole genome shotgun sequence genomic stretch:
- the map2k7 gene encoding dual specificity mitogen-activated protein kinase kinase 7 isoform X2, with product MSSLEQRLSRIEEKLKQENEEARRSMDLKIDMSPHRSHARPTLQLPLANDAGSRSSSSESSPQHHPCRPRHMLTLPTPQYGLQKSLENAEIDQKLQEIMKQTGYLKIDGQRYPAEVTDLINEGEIGSGTCGQVFKVRFKKTGHVIAVKQMRRTGNKDENKRILMDLDVVLKSHDCPYIIQCYGAIVTNTDVFIAMELMGTCAEKLKKRIQGPIPEQILGKMTVAIVKALLYLKEKHGVIHRDVKPSNILLDAKGQIKLCDFGISGRLVDSKAKTRSAGCAAYMAPERIDPPDPTKPDYDIRADVWSLGISLVELATGQFPYKNCKTDFEVLTKVLQEDPPLLPLSMGFSLDFQSFVKDCLTKDHRKRPKYHQLLEHSFIRRYEVLEVDVAGWFQTVMDRTESPRSSQCYSHQHQLHSSLFSR from the exons CCCTTCAGCTGCCCCTGGCCAACGACGCAGGAAGCCGCTCATCGTCTTCAGAGAGCTCGCCTCAGCACCACCCCTGTCGCCCCAGACACATGCTCACCCTCCCCACCCCACAGTACGGCCTACAGAAGAGTCTCGAAAA TGCAGAGATTGACCAGAAATTGCAAGAGATCATGAAACAAACGGGTTATCTTAAAATCGATGGACAG AGGTATCCAGCCGAGGTGACGGATTTGATCAATGAGGGGGAGATTGGCAGCGGGACCTGTGGGCAGGTCTTCAAAGTGCGTTTCAAGAAGACTGGTCACGTCATTGCAGTCAAA CAAATGCGGCGAACAGGCAATAAGGACGAGAACAAGAGGATCCTGATGGACCTGGATGTGGTGCTGAAAAGTCACGACTGCCCTTATATCATCCAGTGCTACGGTGCCATAGTTACCAAT ACAGATGTATTTATTGCCATGGAGCTGATGGGAACGTGTGCTGAGAAGCTGAAGAAGAGAATCCAAGGCCCCATCCCAGAACAAATCTTAGGAAAAATGACCGTTGCA ataGTAAAAGCCTTGCTGTATCTGAAAGAGAAGCACGGTGTAATCCACCGTGACGTTAAACCCTCCAACATTCTCCTGGATGCGAAAGGTCAGATCAAACTGTGCGACTTTGGCATCAGCGGACGCCTCGTCGACTCCAAGGCAAAGACTCGCAGCGCCGGCTGTGCTGCATACATGGCG CCCGAGAGAATAGACCCTCCTGATCCCACCAAACCCGACTACGACATCCGAGCGGACGTATGGAGCCTTGGAATCTCTCTG GTGGAGCTGGCCACAGGACAGTTTCCCTACAAGAATTGCAAGACAGATTTTGAGGTTCTGACCAAAGTGCTGCAGGAAGACCCCCCTCTGCTGCCTCTCAGCATGGGATTCTCCCTCGACTTCCAGTCCTTCGTCAAAGATTG cCTCACTAAGGATCACAGAAAAAGGCCAAAATACCACCAGTTGCTG GAGCACAGCTTCATCCGACGCTACGAGGTGCTGGAGGTGGATGTGGCCGGTTGGTTCCAGACGGTGATGGATCGCACAGAGTCGCCTCGCAGCAGCCAATGTTACAGCCATCAGCACCAGCTCCACTCCTCGCTCTTCAGCAGGTAG